The nucleotide window ATGACTGCGTACGTTATGTGGAGAAGCGTCTGGGCAAATGCCCGAACCCGGATCCGCTGGGCGTGCCGGACATTCTGCTGATGGTCTCCGACGCGGTAGTGGTGTTCGACAACCTCGCCGGCAAGATGCACGCGATTGTCCTGGCCGATCCGTCGCAGGAAGACGCCTTCGAGCAAGGGCAAGCGCGTCTGCAAGCGCTGCTGGAACAACTCCGTCAGCCGATCACCCCACGCCGTGGCCTGGACTTCAGCAAGCAGCAATCGGCTGATCCGGTGTTCCGTTCGAGTTTCACCCAGAGCGATTACGAAAAAGCCGTCGACACCATCAAGGAATACATCCTGGCCGGTGACTGCATGCAGGTTGTGCCGTCGCAGCGCATGTCGATCGACTTCAAGGCTGCGCCTATCGACCTGTACCGGGCGCTGCGCTGCTTCAACCCGACGCCTTACATGTACTTCTTCAATTTCGGCGACTTCCATGTCGTCGGCAGTTCGCCGGAAGTGCTGGTGCGGGTCGAAGACAACCTGATCACCGTGCGCCCGATTGCCGGCACCCGTCCTCGGGGCGCCAACGAAGAGGCTGACCTGGCGCTGGAAAAAGACCTGCTGTCGGACGACAAGGAAATCGCCGAGCACTTGATGCTGATCGATCTGGGCCGCAACGATACGGGGCGTGTCTCGGAAATCGGTTCGGTGAAACTCACCGAGAAGATGGTCATCGAGCGTTATTCCAACGTGATGCACATCGTGTCCAACGTCACCGGCCAATTGAAGGCCGGGCTGACAGCGATGGACGCACTGCGGGCGATCCTGCCGGCCGGCACCTTGTCTGGCGCGCCGAAGATTCGCGCGATGGAGATCATCGACGAGCTGGAACCGGTCAAGCGTGGCGTCTACGGCGGCGCGGTCGGTTACTTCGCCTGGAACGGCAACATGGACACCGCGATTGCGATCCGTACCGCGGTGATCAAGAACGGCGAACTGCACGTACAGGCCGGTGGCGGCATCGTCGCCGACTCGGTGCCGGCACTGGAATGGGAAGAAACCCTGAACAAGCGTCGCGCCATGTTCCGCGCCGTGGCCCTGGCCGAGCAGACGCCGGACCAGTGATCCATAAAAAAACGCGGCGCCTGTGAGGGCGCCGCGTTTTTTTGTGCCTGCCATTTCCCCCGTAGGAGCTGCCGAAGGCTGCGATCTTTTGATCTTGTACCTCGGTCGCTCCCAATGCCGCCAAAAGATCGCAGGCTGCGCCAGCTCCTACACGAGCCGATGCGTCCTTTGGCGTGTGAAGGGTCAGAAGTCCAGCGTTACCCCAGCGTTGATGCCCTGCTGGGTAAAGTCATCATCCTTGCGCAAGGTATAGCCGCCACGCAGCGCCAGGTCGGCAGTCAATTTGTGGCTGACCCCCAGGCTTAAGCGGTTGAGATGGCTTTGCGGCGTGTAGCCCTGGAGATTGAAGTCCAGGGACGGCAGGCTGTTGAGGGCGATGTTGACCTTCTGAGCGTCATCTTCGTACTCGCGCTCATGGGCATATTCGCCAAACACCTGGGTCTGACGGGTGAAGTTGTATTTGCCTTGCAAACCGATGCCCAGACGTTTCGAGTCTCGGGTCTGATCATCAAAGGTCAGCGCGGTGGAGCGGTTGCTGTTCTCCGAGTAACCGTCGACTTCCACCTTTGCGTAATCGGCGCTGATGAACGGTGACAGGTGCCATTCGCTGCCTGGTTGGGCAATGTCGTAGCCAAGGCGAGTGCTGAAGGCCCA belongs to Pseudomonas sp. B21-015 and includes:
- the trpE gene encoding anthranilate synthase component I, producing the protein MIREEFLRLAAAGYNRIPLACETLADFDTPLSIYLKLADEPNSYLLESVQGGEKWGRYSIIGLPCRTVLRVHDHHVSVTHDGVEIESHDVEDPLAFVEAFKARYNVPTIAGLPRFNGGLVGYFGYDCVRYVEKRLGKCPNPDPLGVPDILLMVSDAVVVFDNLAGKMHAIVLADPSQEDAFEQGQARLQALLEQLRQPITPRRGLDFSKQQSADPVFRSSFTQSDYEKAVDTIKEYILAGDCMQVVPSQRMSIDFKAAPIDLYRALRCFNPTPYMYFFNFGDFHVVGSSPEVLVRVEDNLITVRPIAGTRPRGANEEADLALEKDLLSDDKEIAEHLMLIDLGRNDTGRVSEIGSVKLTEKMVIERYSNVMHIVSNVTGQLKAGLTAMDALRAILPAGTLSGAPKIRAMEIIDELEPVKRGVYGGAVGYFAWNGNMDTAIAIRTAVIKNGELHVQAGGGIVADSVPALEWEETLNKRRAMFRAVALAEQTPDQ